GGACGTAGAGGATCATCAGGTACGCACGGGTGTTGCCGCCGTAGCTCTCCAGCCCATCGGGGTCGAAGCTCAGGTAGAGGAAGTCGCGGTAGAGGAAGAGCATGACGAAGAAGAGAAGCGCTCCCCCGAACACGAGGACGGTGAGGTCGTTGAGGGTTATCAGAAATATCTCGCCGGTGAGGTACGATACTATGCTCTGGCTGAGCGGGAAGTAGGGCTTTCCGGCCATGACCTTGTACAGAACGCCGAATCCCAGAACGGTGAGTCCCGCCACAAAGCTTGCCACTATTCCAACGGCGGAATCTGAGGAGAAGCCGAGCTTCTCGAGGTGGGCTATAATGAGTACCACGGCGACCGTGACGACGAGGGCGACGAGCATCACCAGGGAGAGGTTGTCGAGCAGGAGGCCGAATATCATCCCCAGAACCGCACCGAGGAGGAGGGCGTGGAAAATGGCATGAGTCAGAAACGCCAGTCCCTTGGTGTTGATGAGTGGACTGAGCATTCCGAGGAGGACGCTGACCATGACGCTGGCCAGGAGGGCCCGTATTAGGTACTCCGGAATCATCTGCCCCCACCCCCGTGCCTGTGGAGGTGAGTGTCGCCGGTTATGCAGAACAGCTTATCCTCAACCGGCACGACCCTCGCCAGGGGGCCGTAGACGGACTTGATTACGCTGTCCCTCAGGACTTCTTCGGGTTTTCCAAAGGCAACCAGCTTTTTGTTGAGGAGCATCACCTTGTCCCCGACCTCGAGCAGGGGGTTTATGTCGTGGGTGGTTATCACCATGGTTATGCCCCGCTCCCTCTTTATCTTGCCTAGAACAGCCGCCACCTCTGCTCTGGCACTGGGGTCGAGGGCGGATAATGGTTCGTCCAGGATGAGAATCTCCGGATCGCTGATGAGCGCCCGGGCGAGCAGAACGCGCTGCTTCTGGCCGCCACTGAGCTCGCGGAAGAGCCTGCCGGATAAACCTGCGAGACCAACGAAGTTGAGGACCTCCTCGGCTTTCTCGAGGATTTCGGGGGCTATCTTGAAGTGAACGAAGCCCCTCCTGTAGACCCCGCCCATGGCGACGACCTCGAGGGCAGTCAGCGGAACCCTCTCGTTCAGGTTGTGGCTCTGGGGTACGTAGCCTATAAGCTCCCTCGCCTCGCAGGGCGGTCTGTCAAAAACCCTGAGCTCCCCGGAGTACTCCCTGTGGAAGCAGGCTATCGTCTTGATGAGGGTCGTCTTTCCCGCACCGTTGGGGCCGAGCAGGAGTAGAGTCTCACCCCTCTCTATCTCGAACGTGACCCCCTCTACAGCGGGTACTCCATCGTAGGTTATGGTGAGGTTCTCGGCGGTTATCGCTGCCATGGGCATCTCCGAACTTCAATTTAAGCGGTGCGTTTTTAAACTTTCATGTGCCCATACTGGACAGAGATGGGTAGCCGCGTGGGTGGCAGTGCAAAAATTTTAAAAGCACAGACCTGTACTCTCATTAGAAAATTTTTGCAAGGCTCAGGTTTATAAGGGCCGGAGCCTACTCGCTGGAGGTGATTATCATGGCGTACCACAGAGGTGGAAGAAGTGGAAAGAAAAAGAACCGTCAGGTTCAGGGTGACGAGGTCATTAGGGTTCCCCTTCCAAGGAACGGGCAGCTCTTCGGAGTGATAGAACAGGCCCTCGGCTCGGGATGGATGGACGTCCGCTGCGAGGACGGCAAGCTCAGGAGATGCAGAATCCCGGGCAAGCTGAAGAGGCGCATGTGGATGCGCGTTGGCGATGTGGTCATCGTTCAGCCCTGGCCGGTTCAGACCGACGAGAGGGGCGATATCGTCTACCGCTACACCAGAACCCAGGTTGACTGGCTCCTCAGGAAGGGCAAGATAAGCCAGGACTTCCTCACCGGCGGAGATATGCTCTTCTGAGCGTAATCCCGAGTGATAGCGATGCGCGAGGAGTTCATCGAGCGAGAGATCGAGGACATGCTCGGCCTCAGGGAGAGGCGCGAGAAGGACAGCGAACTCTACAAGATAGTCAACGAGGTCTTTGACAGGACGACGAAGGAAACCCTCGCCTATCTGCACAGGAGAGGTAAAATAGAGGCCCTGTACGGTGTAATAAGCACGGGAAAGGAGGCCAACGTCTTCGCCGGCGTGGACGCCGAGGGAAAGAGGGTGGCCGTTAAGATATACCGCACATACACCACTGAATTCCGCAGGATATGGGAGTACCTTGCCGCCGATCCTAGAATCGGCTACCTGCCCAAGGATATGCGCAAGCTCGTCTTCGTGTGGACGAGAAGGGAGTTCAAGAACCTCCAGCGGGCGATTAAGTACGCGGTTCGGGTCCCCGAGCCGGTAATCTTCCGAAACAACATCCTGGTGATGGAGTTCGTGGGCGATGAAATGCCCGCCCCGAGGCTCAAGGACGTGGAGCGCGAACTTGAGCTCAGCGATTTCGAGGAACTCTACGACTTCACGATGCGGGTCATTGAGAGGCTCTGGAAACGCGGCGACATGGTTCACGGTGACCTCAGCGAGTACAACATACTGCTCCACGACGGGCCGGTGGTTATAGACTGGTCTCAGGCGACCGTGAAGAGAAACCGTATGAGCCTGGAGCTGCTCAAGCGTGACCTGCGCAACGTCATCAATTACTTCGGTAGGAAAGGCGTCGATGTTGATGATTTCGATGATAAGTTCCGTGAGTTGGTTGGGGTTTAGAGGGTGAGATTATGGACGAGTTCGAGAGGCTCCTTAAGAAGTACGAGCGCCTTGACAAGGACGGTCGGCCGCTGAGGGAGGAGCACGAGGAGGAGATAACCTACGCGGCCGAGGGTGAGCAGGAGGAGTTCGTAAGGATTCCCAAGGAGAGGGTGGCGGTCGTCATAGGAAAGAAAGGGCAGACCAAGAGGGAAATCGAGAGGAGAACCAAGACCAAGATAGAGATAGACAGCGAAACTGGGGAGGTCTTCATCGCCGCCACGAAGGAGACCGACGATCCGCTTGCCGTTTGGAAGGCGAGGGACGTTGTCATGGCAATCGGAAGGGGTTTCTCGCCCGAGAGGGCCTTCCGGCTCTTCAACGAGGGCGAGGTCCTTGAGGTCGTCAACCTCACCGACGTCCTCATCGGCAACGACAAGAACGCCCTTCCGCGCGTTAGGGGAAGGATAATAGGCAGGAAGGGTAGAACCCGCGAGATAATCGAGGAGATGAGCGGGGCAGACGTGAGCGTCTACGGTAAGACCGTCGCGATAATCGGCAACCCGATTCAGGTCGAGGTTGCCAAGACCGCCATAGAGAAGCTCGCCAAGGGCTCCCCGCACGGTGTTGTCTACAAGTACCTTGAGCGCAGGAAGAAGGACCTCGAGCTGGAGAGCATGAGCTATTACGAGGCCCTTGGCGAAGAAGTTGAGAAGAACGAGGAGGAATGAAGATGGCCGAAGCAAGTCAGCTGTTTAAGGAATTCAAGATTCAGAGCGTCAGTGAGTTCTTCAGACGAAACGCGGCCATGCTTGGCTACACGGGCAAGATACGCTCCCTCACCACAGTCGTTCACGAAGCAGTTACGAACTCCCTAGATGCCTGCGAGGAGGCTGGGATAGCGCCGTACATCCGCGTCGAGATAGAGGAGCTCGGAAGGGAGCACTACAAGGTAATCGTTGAGGACAACGGTCCGGGAATACCCGAGAAGTACATAACCCACGTTTTCGGCAAGATGCTCGCCGGTACCAAGGCCCACAGGAACATACAGAGCCGCGGTCAGCAGGGTATCGGTATAAGCGGTGCCGTCATGTTCGCTCAGATAACTAGCGGAAAGGCAACGCGCGTCATAACTTCAACCGGCGGCGATAAAACCATCGAGGCCTGGGTTAAGATAGACGTTGACAAGAACGAGGGTAAAATCGTCAAGAAGGAGAAGCACCCCAATCCCAAGGGCTGGCGTGGGACGAGGATAGAGCTTGAGGTGAAAAACGTCCGTTACATACGCTCAAAGCAGGGCGTCTACTGGTATCTAAAGCTCACCGCTATAGCGAACCCGCACGCCCACATCGAGCTCATAGAGCCGGACGGGAAGCTCATAGTCTTCCCGAGGTCGAGCGAAGAGGTGCCAAAGCCGCCGGTTGAGATGAAGCCCCACCCGAGGGGGGTTCTCACCGACGACGTTTACAGGATGGCCAAGAAGACCCGGAGGAACACGGTGAAGCGCTTCCTCGTCGGCGAGTTCTCGAGGATAAGCGACAAGAAGATAGACGAGCTGATAGAGTACATCGCGGCGCTGAGGCTGATAAAGACGGAGGAGGACAAGAACGTTCAGGAGCAGCTCTACGAGAGACTCATGAAGGGAGAGGTTAAGGCCGTCCTCCGCTCCTTCAGGGGATACACCAAGGTGGTCAAGCAGGTTGCAAAGCTCATGGAGAAGCCGCCCGAGAAGCTCACCTGGCACGAGGCGGAGGAGATAGTCGAGGCCTTCAAGTACATGAAGTTTCTGGCCCCGCCGACCCACGGCCTCAGGCCGATAGGCGAGGAGAACATCGAGAAGGGCCTCAGGGGAATCCTCAAGCCGGAATTCGTGACGGCCGTGACGAGACCGCCGAAGGTCTACTCCGGTGGTATTCCCTTCCAGGTTGAAGTCGGCCTCGCCTACGGCGGTGAGATTCCCGCAGGCTTTGAGCTTCTCCGCTACGCCAACAGAGTTCCGCTCCTCTTCGACGCCGGTTCCTGTGTGACGACCCTCGCTGCGCGCTCCATAGACTGGAAGCGCTACAAGGTTGACGACCTCGACCGCGCGCCGGTGGTGCTCATGATAAACGTCATCAGCGTCCACGTGCCCTACACCGGCACCGGAAAGCAGAGCATCGCCAACGTTGAGGAGATTCAGAAC
The Thermococcus radiotolerans genome window above contains:
- a CDS encoding metal ABC transporter permease, which translates into the protein MIPEYLIRALLASVMVSVLLGMLSPLINTKGLAFLTHAIFHALLLGAVLGMIFGLLLDNLSLVMLVALVVTVAVVLIIAHLEKLGFSSDSAVGIVASFVAGLTVLGFGVLYKVMAGKPYFPLSQSIVSYLTGEIFLITLNDLTVLVFGGALLFFVMLFLYRDFLYLSFDPDGLESYGGNTRAYLMILYVLVGAIGALIVQTVGLITLQVVAVLPGAIALMVRSDLRKVIGVSLFLTLGIQLSSVILAYFTDIPPSGLATIMLGVIYGVLLFRR
- a CDS encoding metal ABC transporter ATP-binding protein; amino-acid sequence: MAAITAENLTITYDGVPAVEGVTFEIERGETLLLLGPNGAGKTTLIKTIACFHREYSGELRVFDRPPCEARELIGYVPQSHNLNERVPLTALEVVAMGGVYRRGFVHFKIAPEILEKAEEVLNFVGLAGLSGRLFRELSGGQKQRVLLARALISDPEILILDEPLSALDPSARAEVAAVLGKIKRERGITMVITTHDINPLLEVGDKVMLLNKKLVAFGKPEEVLRDSVIKSVYGPLARVVPVEDKLFCITGDTHLHRHGGGGR
- the eif1A gene encoding translation initiation factor eIF-1A; this translates as MAYHRGGRSGKKKNRQVQGDEVIRVPLPRNGQLFGVIEQALGSGWMDVRCEDGKLRRCRIPGKLKRRMWMRVGDVVIVQPWPVQTDERGDIVYRYTRTQVDWLLRKGKISQDFLTGGDMLF
- a CDS encoding serine protein kinase RIO — protein: MREEFIEREIEDMLGLRERREKDSELYKIVNEVFDRTTKETLAYLHRRGKIEALYGVISTGKEANVFAGVDAEGKRVAVKIYRTYTTEFRRIWEYLAADPRIGYLPKDMRKLVFVWTRREFKNLQRAIKYAVRVPEPVIFRNNILVMEFVGDEMPAPRLKDVERELELSDFEELYDFTMRVIERLWKRGDMVHGDLSEYNILLHDGPVVIDWSQATVKRNRMSLELLKRDLRNVINYFGRKGVDVDDFDDKFRELVGV
- a CDS encoding KH domain-containing protein, translating into MDEFERLLKKYERLDKDGRPLREEHEEEITYAAEGEQEEFVRIPKERVAVVIGKKGQTKREIERRTKTKIEIDSETGEVFIAATKETDDPLAVWKARDVVMAIGRGFSPERAFRLFNEGEVLEVVNLTDVLIGNDKNALPRVRGRIIGRKGRTREIIEEMSGADVSVYGKTVAIIGNPIQVEVAKTAIEKLAKGSPHGVVYKYLERRKKDLELESMSYYEALGEEVEKNEEE
- the top6B gene encoding DNA topoisomerase VI subunit B, with translation MAEASQLFKEFKIQSVSEFFRRNAAMLGYTGKIRSLTTVVHEAVTNSLDACEEAGIAPYIRVEIEELGREHYKVIVEDNGPGIPEKYITHVFGKMLAGTKAHRNIQSRGQQGIGISGAVMFAQITSGKATRVITSTGGDKTIEAWVKIDVDKNEGKIVKKEKHPNPKGWRGTRIELEVKNVRYIRSKQGVYWYLKLTAIANPHAHIELIEPDGKLIVFPRSSEEVPKPPVEMKPHPRGVLTDDVYRMAKKTRRNTVKRFLVGEFSRISDKKIDELIEYIAALRLIKTEEDKNVQEQLYERLMKGEVKAVLRSFRGYTKVVKQVAKLMEKPPEKLTWHEAEEIVEAFKYMKFLAPPTHGLRPIGEENIEKGLRGILKPEFVTAVTRPPKVYSGGIPFQVEVGLAYGGEIPAGFELLRYANRVPLLFDAGSCVTTLAARSIDWKRYKVDDLDRAPVVLMINVISVHVPYTGTGKQSIANVEEIQNEIRLAIMDAARRLQTYLSGKHRKLYQVKRKKTFEKYVPEIAKALSVLTGEEEDAVKTYFLTFIESHFKAKESELSEVSENA